A genomic stretch from Fusarium musae strain F31 chromosome 9, whole genome shotgun sequence includes:
- the RIB1 gene encoding GTP cyclohydrolase II (BUSCO:EOG09261UWT~EggNog:ENOG41): MPSDTMTGSPAGSSSALPSFYSPKTEAADASTSHNEQSLEQSIDSLSLSPAPSTPASASVSVHPDPETPIGQEPPPSLLSPSFTPPSTPGTSTPSTHGLRGVPVDSSIPSGGCGSKKPKLLQTLPEVECIVRARIPTVAGTEMFLHLYTNNVDNKEHLAIVFGNNIRSKSLDAVREGETEMDRMVRGAYTGRLFPGRTTSGVESAAPQEQQPPQPSDQPPLVRIHSECYTGETAWSARCDCGEQLDEAARLMSLPGNKAGGIIIYLRQEGRGIGLGEKLKAYNLQDLGSDTVEANLLLRHPADARSYGLATAMLLDLGQPEIRLLTNNPDKIRAVEGPNREVVVRERVAMVPLSWKGRGGFRSQEVEGYLKTKIEKMGHMLDMAALPQ; this comes from the exons ATGCCGTCTGATACCATGACAGGCTCACCGGCGGGCTCCAGCTCAGCTCTGCCCTCCTTCTACTCTCCCAAGACAGAGGCCGCAGATGCTTCCACCTCGCACAACGAACAGTCGCTTGAGCAATCCATAGACTCATTATCACTCTCCCCCGCTCCCTCCACTCCCGCCTCCGCTTCCGTCTCCGTCCACCCCGATCCCGAGACGCCGATCGGCCAAGAACCTCCGCCTTCACTGCTCTCGCCATCGTTCACACCTCCCTCTACACCCGGTACCTCTACACCGTCAACTCACGGTCTTCGCGGTGTCCCCGTCGATAGCTCCATTCCTTCCGGAGGATGCGGATCCAAGAAACCCAAGCTCCTGCAGACTCTCCCGGAGGTTGAGTGCATTGTTCGCGCTCGTATTCCCACGGTAGCGGGCACGGAGATGTTCTTGCACCTGTACACCAACAATGTGGATAACAAGGAACATCTTGCTATTGTGTTTGGCAACAATATCCGAAGTAAGAGTCTAGATGCTGTTCGAGAGGGCGAGACCGAGATGGACCGCATGGTGCGCGGCGCATACACAGGCAGACTGTTCCCCGGTCGCACAACCAGTGGTGTCGAATCAGCCGCGCCTCAGGAGCAACAGCCACCGCAGCCGTCAGACCAGCCTCCCTTGGTGAGAATTCACTCCGAGTGCTACACAGGTGAGACAGCATGGTCAGCGCGATGCGACTGCGGAGAGCAACTCGACGAAGCTGCTCGTCTGATGAGTCTGCCTGGTAACAAGGCTGGTGGCATTATTATTTACCTGCGACAAGAGGGTCGTGGAATTGGCCTCggcgagaagctcaaggcctaTAATCTTCAGGATTTGGGATCTGATACCGTTGAAGCGAATTTGTTGCTGCGACATCCCGCTGATGCTCGAAGCTATGGTTTAGCTACGGCTATGTtgcttgatcttgggcaGCCAGAGATTCGATTGTTGACCAACAATCCTGACAAGATTCGCGCAGTTGAGGGCCCCAATAGGGAGGTTGTTGTCAGGGAGCGTGTTGCTATGGTTCCTTTATCTTGGAAGGGCCGGGGAGGATTCAGAAGCCAAGAGGTGGAGGGCTatctcaagaccaag ATCGAGAAAATGGGCCATATGCTCGATATGGCAGCGCTCCCACAGTAG
- a CDS encoding hypothetical protein (EggNog:ENOG41) yields the protein MSTTIRLRLVIRRHAVPEVKLVWPCVANDDLTVARLLALVNEVVPLESGDWGLEDYVVELYDGKGDSFELLHFQPVGKVLKEDDQVLIRSLSTDDLRRRKLSGRHQISYDGKHLIDGLAFGRPWLRAPRDRPALDLPPRKRARITHEEELDEDDDDGSYTDEEDQSEQLLLEDSEAPEMGEPGSVRMRVRFMDSDQLEDEDEDEDLEDENEFQPTEEAHAETAADEEDEDDAESIDEDDLDADLSDELRLLQEDNAIVEQTPAKEQETLLSGDDSQDPQSLLPTHGFDVSWLDKITALRAAFPLTPVSTLQDEMNRNKDLRKTYKKLAEANKPVISYDEALERVLLGPGFPDALSPDQPADEEEEDPEDRVLLLPGQAEHKDATRPLIQEIEEESAPVSTPRVSQDQTSRPLISEVPDEEEDTSSSSSSSDSDSDPDSDAEYDVDMEKKLDSESNSDSDDSDDDSSDDSDFPAPTTPSRPAKTTQEDSEDSDSSDSDSDSDSDSSSDSSNGAEATKDSAESDSDNSSDSSSDSDSSSSESDSESEPEEISSKRQPQTKQPQPQPPAKTEPEPKASGQTAKAASEHTQGPKPPGTGLARTQKRNARKRDAKRLKAIQALEDTPSQPSVNGTASEEAELLARKRALLSVVSDEQEDEPRPPKDAPNKETRPMIVEIEVEEETPAVTTSQDPAPVEEEPMPAQRRHKVDMGAGRRLLLGALGIKNPKNKAEEDKLRDSLMKNVKPLQNPRVQVEEDKVKDDKPAEEQPDEDPEAWRKKISYRAVECCHNDVVLSKPPFPFVQRWDPQQQYGSMRKRKRASQNFNDESYYEEDSQQWNGDEEWNDNSQRKKKKNKKRKNKSGYDGEYDEEESREGSFGTGANGDEDIVLNYDDIPTKHRPEESQFTDTDDLPSLPSDVTTLPSLSLSDMKPGMVATWKQLVMSKATNWQPEMVQMTGLILSISEDNCMHVLLAMRDREGNDKEYDEHTGQRIYAKFEAPDLDEDEEDDGRREIPWTEMSDPRLVQPAPPPTMLETSAKSIKLQAEQNKPVQNGNSTANNKVSTRTDPDETMAEELDTQKVRAEVEADLRGQETEGQPSGTDKSTSIPSGQQPPRLEFPPSGNDSPMSSFVQPAGPWGKFDSHIHQLRESMQASMSQLQSLLSRDSDKGKQDNEEEDKAGNDEPDGAKDAKESEGEPVPTAEGSWDAVIPDTIPSPELPPLPTKDGVVVDHRLLVAPSSAGSVRSGRQPPSASGLDDLPEERIEESVEGGIVDDPHGRSASPQVTNNSRPRSSSPFPSLEEIFHTARQTQSPFKFSQMSVPQFIKSEKKDGDYEEAMRKLDEGEESDRSPDRNKSLRSLLLNATQPESQKGSPLVRSFKSEGSKPEASEPQRATTPPTSQKVKQESQFAIPEGSQVIELSSSPVSVQYAEDYAQDSEDETYQDSPLPQGSGWVQKKQSEVNTRSRGKSLPATEAKKTTVVQSRTTRGQTSAPVARGVSTSAYSQIKGRRKTTRKF from the exons ATGTCCACAACAATTCGTTTGCGGCTCGTCATCCGCAGACATGCAGTCCCCGAAGTCAAGCTCGTATGGCCTTGCGTCGCAAACGACGATTTGACTGTGGCGAGGCTCCTCGCACTGGTCAACGAGGTAGTGCCACTCGAGAGTGGCGATTGGGGCCTTGAGGACTATGTTGTCGAGCTGTATGATGGCAAGGGCGATAGTTTCGAGCTGCTACACTTCCAGCCTGTCGGCAAAGTTTTGAAAGAGGACGACCAAGTTTT AATAAGATCACTTTCTACCGACGATCTACGACGACGAAAACTGAGCGGCCGACACCAGATATCCTACGATGGAAAGCATCTTATCGATGGACTTGCTTTTGGAAGGCCTTGGTTAAGGGCGCCACGCGATCGTCCGGCACTTGACCTACCACCTCGAAAACGAGCACGTATCAcgcatgaagaagagctcgacgaagacgacgatgatggttCATATACGGACGAAGAAGACCAGTCGGAGCAGCTCTTGCTCGAAGACTCTGAAGCCCCTGAAATGGGGGAACCAGGCAGTGTTCGTATGAGAGTAAGATTCATGGACAGCGACCAActcgaagacgaggacgaggatgaggacctTGAGGACGAAAACGAGTTCCAACCTACAGAAGAAGCCCACGCAGAGACCGCCgccgacgaagaggatgaagacgacgcaGAAAGTATTGACGAGGACGACTTGGATGCGGATCTTTCTGACGAGCTGAGACTTCTACAAGAAGACAATGCCATAGTCGAGCAAACGCCTGCCAAGGAACAGGAAACTCTTCTTTCGGGAGACGACAGCCAAGATCCCCAATCACTTCTGCCTACACACGGATTCGACGTTTCGTGGCTTGACAAGATCACAGCACTACGAGCTGCATTTCCGTTGACACCAGTGTCCACGCTACAAGACGAGATGAACCGAAACAAGGATCTGCGGAAAACGTACAAAAAATTGGCCGAAGCCAACAAGCCCGTGATCAGCTACGATGAAGCGCTCGAACGAGTTCTTCTTGGACCTGGGTTTCCAGATGCGCTGTCACCCGATCAGCctgccgatgaagaagaagaggatccaGAGGATCGAGTATTGCTCCTCCCTGGTCAGGCGGAACATAAGGACGCAACGCGCCCTCTGATTCAGGAGATCGAAGAAGAGTCAGCGCCTGTCAGTACGCCGCGCGTGTCTCAGGATCAAACATCAAGACCTTTGATTAGTGAAGTccctgatgaggaggaagatacATCGAGCTCTAGCAGCAGTTCAGACTCTGACTCCGATCCTGATTCTGACGCTGAGTATGATGTGGACATGGAGAAGAAATTGGATTCAGAATCGAATAGCGACTCCGACGATTCGGACGACGATTCAAGTGACGACTCGGATTTCCCGGCCCCGACGACACCTTCGCGGCCAGCCAAAACTACCCAAGAAGACTCTGAAGACTCGGACTCGAGTGATTCTGACTCCGACTCGGATTCAGATTCTAGTTCCGATTCGAGCAACGGCGCTGAGGCTACCAAAGACTCCGCTGAAAGTGACTCGGATAACAGCAGTGACAGTTCAAGCGACTCAGACTCTAGCTCAAGTGAATCCGATTCGGAGTCAGAGCCCGAGGAGATTTCGTCAAAAAGGCAACCTCAAACGAAGCAACCGCAACCGCAACCTCCAGCGAAAACCGAGCCCGAGCCCAAGGCCAGTGGGCAAACTGCCAAAGCAGCATCAGAACACACTCAGGGGCCGAAGCCACCTGGAACTGGACTGGCGAGGACGCAGAAGAGGAATGCCCGGAAACGAGACGCCAAGAGACTCAAGGCTATACAGGCGCTGGAGGATACACCGTCTCAACCGTCCGTCAACGGTACTGCAAgtgaagaagctgagctCCTGGCTAGAAAGCGGGCACTTCTCAGCGTCGTGAGTGATGAGCAAGAGGATGAACCAAGGCCACCCAAGGACGCACCAAACAAGGAGACCAGACCTATGATAGTCGAAATCGAagtcgaagaagaaacaCCAGCCGTCACTACGAGCCAAGACCCAGCCCCAGTCGAAGAAGAGCCTATGCCGGCTCAGCGCCGCCACAAAGTCGACATGGGAGCTGGACGACGACTTCTCCTCGGCGCTCTTGGAATAAAGAACCCAAAGAACAAAGCGGAAGAAGACAAGCTTCGCGACAGCCTGATGAAGAATGTGAAGCCTCTACAAAATCCGCGAGTtcaggttgaagaagacaaggtcaaggatgacAAACCAGCAGAAGAGCAACCGGATGAAGACCCTGAAGCATGGCGAAAGAAGATCTCTTACCGGGCTGTCGAATGCTGCCATAATGACGTCGTGTTGAGCAAGCCACCATTCCCGTTCGTACAGCGATGGGACCCCCAACAACAATATGGATCAATGAGGAAGCGAAAGAGAGCATCGCAGAATTTTAACGATGAGAGCTACTACGAAGAGGATTCTCAGCAATGGAACGGTGATGAAGAGTGGAACGACAACAgtcaaaggaagaagaaaaagaacaagaagcgaaagaacAAGAGTGGCTATGACGGAGAAtacgacgaagaagagtcaCGCGAGGGTTCTTTTGGGACAGGAGCAAatggtgatgaagacatTGTGTTGAACTATGATGACATCCCAACCAAGCACCGTCCCGAAGAGAGTCAGTTTACAGACACAGATGATCTCCCTTCGCTGCCCTCAGATGTCACTACGCTGCCCAGTCTTTCGCTGTCTGATATGAAGCCAGGAATGGTAGCCACCTGGAAGCAGTTAGTTATGTCCAAGGCGACCAACTGGCAGCCCGAAATGGTGCAAATGACCGGGCTTATCCTTTCGATCAGCGAGGACAACTGCATGCATGTCCTACTAGCGATGAGGGACCGTGAGGGAAACGACAAGGAATACGACGAACACACAGGTCAACGGATCTATGCAAAGTTTGAAGCACCAgaccttgatgaagatgaagaggacgacggCCGAAGAGAGATTCCGTGGACAGAAATGTCCGACCCGAGACTGGTCCAGCCAGCACCGCCACCTACTATGCTGGAGACTTCTGCTAAGAGCATAAAGCTTCAGGCCGAGCAGAACAAACCCGTACAGAATGGAAATTCCACGGCGAACAACAAGGTTAGCACGAGAACAGATCCCGATGAGACTATGGCTGAGGAGTTAGATACGCAGAAAGTGAGAGCCGAGGTCGAGGCCGATTTGAGGGGACAGGAAACTGAAGGACAACCCTCAGGAACCGACAAATCGACATCGATCCCTTCTGGCCAGCAACCACCACGGCTTGAGTTTCCGCCTTCCGGAAACGACAGTCCGATGAGCAGCTTTGTTCAGCCTGCTGGGCCGTGGGGTAAATTTGACAGTCATATCCACCAACTACGGGAATCTATGCAAGCATCCATGTCCCAGTTGCAATCTCTTTTGTCGCGTGATTCGGATAAGGGTAAACAGGAtaatgaggaggaggacaaggCAGGTAATGATGAGCCGGATGGAGCGAAAGATGCAAAGGAGTCTGAAGGAGAGCCAGTACCGACTGCTGAAGGTAGCTGGGACGCTGTTATTCCTGATACTATACCGTCGCCAGAACTGCCACCACTGCCGACAAAGGACGGCGTAGTTGTTGACCATCGTCTGTTGGTGGCGCCCTCATCTGCTGGTAGCGTTCGCAGTGGGCGGCAACCCCCATCAGCCAGCGGCCTTGACGACCTTCCAGAGGAGCGAATTGAAGAATCAGTCGAGGGAGGCATAGTTGATGATCCTCACGGGAGAAGCGCTAGCCCACAAGTAACGAACAATTCCCGTCCGAGAAGCAGCAGTCCCTTTCCCTCACTGGAGGAAATCTTTCATACAGCAAGGCAGACACAGAGTCCTTTCAAGTTCAGTCAGATGTCAGTGCCCCAGTTCATCAAGTCTGAAAAGAAAGATGGGGATTACGAAGAGGCGATGCGAAAGTTGGATGAGGGCGAGGAGTCTGATCGTTCACCGGATCGCAACAAATCTTTACGGAGCTTATTACTAAATGCGACACAACCGGAATCTCAGAAGGGGAGCCCCCTGGTGCGTTCGTTTAAGAGCGAGGGATCCAAGCCTGAAGCATCTGAACCTCAACGTGCTACgacaccaccaacatcacaGAAAGTGAAGCAAGAATCGCAGTTCGCCATCCCAGAGGGCAGCCAAGTTATCGAACTGAGCTCTAGTCCAGTATCAGTGCAATATGCCGAGGACTATGCCCAAGATAGCGAGGACGAGACTTATCAGGATTCTCCACTGCCACAGGGTTCAGGTTGGGTGCAGAAGAAACAGAGCGAAGTGAACACACGAAGCCGTGGAAAGAGTCTACCTGCGACGGAAGCGAAGAAGACAACAGTTGTGCAAAGCCGAACTACACGTGGACAAACATCTGCTCCAGTGGCTCGAGGGGTGTCGACGAGTGCTTATAGTCAGATCAAGGGACGTAGGAAGACCACACGAAAGTTCTGA
- a CDS encoding hypothetical protein (EggNog:ENOG41) has protein sequence MADNDSPVTLRTRKFIRNPLLGRKQMVVDILHPNRANISKEELREKLGSLYKAQKDQISVFGLRTQFGGGKTTGFALVYDSPEAMKKFEPQYRLVRVGLATKAERASRQQRKQRKNRQKTLRGTAKVKGAKAKKEK, from the exons ATGGCGGACAACGACTCCCCCGTCACCCTCCGAACTCGCAAGTTCATCCGCAACCCTCTGCTGGGCCGCAAGCAGATGGTCGT TGACATCCTCCACCCCAACCGtgccaacatctccaaggagGAGCTCCGTGAGAAGCTCGGTTCTCTCTACAAGGCCCAGAAGGACCAGATCTCCGTCTTCGGTCTCCGAACCCAGTTCGGTGGCGGCAAGACCACCGGCTTCGCTCTCGTCTATGACTCTCCCGAGGCCATGAAGAAGTTCGAGCCCCAGTACCGATTGGTGCGGGTTGGTCTCGCCACCAAGGCCGAGCGTGCCTCCCGACAGCAGC GCAAGCAGCGCAAGAACCGACAAAAGACCCTCCGTGGTACGGCAAAGGTCAAGggtgccaaggccaagaaggagaaataa
- a CDS encoding hypothetical protein (EggNog:ENOG41~BUSCO:EOG09263VOP), translating to MSSSSKQVDRFCHQYLQLQSDLDYPEASLLKTSQVQDAFYERLFADGAVRYGPPPRFQLRILKELMSRIEASIDDWEEYGVSDDLMSALSLFLANPLPSEATSAQQKSYVTYHLSELCKNNSEPSPRAPHITLLENHSLISGSGTTGLRTWEAALHLGSYLCQNRHIVKGRRVLELGAGTGYLSILCATFLDSQHVIASDGSDDVINNLPDNLFLNDLQDSTQVTPMDVKWGHALMGTEEEKWNGGRPIDVVLGADITYDKSVIRALIGTLREVFDLHPHVEVFISATQRNEKTFQAFLDQCQANGLAVEVIQFPIPKREVQQGPFYNDNVAIHICKVSRT from the exons ATGTCGTCAAGTTCCAAACAGGTTGACCGGTTCTGTCATCAGTATCTCCAGCTCCAGTCTGACTTGGACTATCCAGAAGCTTCACTGTTGAAGacttctcaagttcaagatgCGTTTTATGAGAGGCTATTCGCCGATGGAGCCGTGAGATATGGCCCTCCTCCGCGGTTTCAGCTTCGCATTCTCAAAGAGCTCATGTCTAGAATTGAAGCTAGTATAGATGATTGGGAAGAGTAT GGCGTATCTGACGACTTGATGTCTGCGCTTTCACTCTTTCTTGCAAACCCATTGCCTTCAGAAGCAACTTCTGCTCAGCAAAAGTCCTATGTCACATACCATCTCTCTGAGTTATGCAAAAATAACTCAGAGCCCAGCCCCCGGGCGCCTCACATCACCCTTCTTGAGAACCACTCTCTCATCTCAGGCTCGGGGACCACTGGTCTTCGCACATGGGAAGCTGCCCTTCATTTGGGGTCATACCTTTGCCAGAACAGACACATTGTCAAGGGAAGGCGAGTCTTGGAACTGGGAGCTGGTACAGGATACCTTTCTATCCTTTGCGCCACCTTTCTCGATTCTCAACATGTCATCGCATCAGATGGCTCTGACGATGTGATCAACAACCTTCCCGATAACCTTTTCCTCAATGACCTTCAGGATTCCACTCAGGTAACTCCAATGGACGTCAAATGGGGGCACGCTCTCATGGGCACCGAAGAGGAGAAGTGGAATGGTGGACGTCCTATTGATGTCGTCCTAGGCGCCGATATTACTTACGACAAGAGCGTGATAAGAGCCCTAATCGGAACTCTGCGTGAGGTATTTGACCTTCATCCACATGTGGAGGTTTTCATCTCAGCGACACAACGCAACGAGAAGACGTTTCAAGCGTTTCTGGATCAGTGCCAGGCTAACGGACTCGCCGTCGAGGTGATACAATTCCCAATCCCAAAGCGGGAGGTTCAACAGGGTCCTTTTTACAACGACAATGTCGCTATCCACATCTGCAAAGTTTCCAGAACATAA
- a CDS encoding hypothetical protein (EggNog:ENOG41) has product MASTGAQSYTLALQKYMLLTEQHQELCDRLDQIRPEFNMSSCSHYSSPSTSPTRSSSSLSLPPSPKRHSRSGRHHSRSHARCSGWEDRNELTTIPDEETIYEISAEEQRLSEVNESIKRTLTELLNCSSVRADRAFRTWVQTRLMETEKELRSGRRRRSSGNE; this is encoded by the coding sequence ATGGCCTCCACCGGCGCACAATCATATACCCTTGCTCTTCAGAAGTACATGCTTCTGACAGAGCAACACCAAGAACTATGCGATCGCCTCGACCAGATCCGACCCGAGTTCAACATGTCAAGCTGTTCCCACTATTCCTCACCATCCACATCGCCAACCcgatcctcctcatccctcTCGCTCCCGCCCTCACCGAAGCGCCACTCCCGGAGCGGACGACACCACTCGCGCTCCCACGCCCGCTGCAGCGGCTGGGAAGACCGCAATGAACTCACTACAATTCCCGATGAGGAGACCATCTACGAGATTTCAGCAGAAGAGCAGCGCCTCTCGGAGGTCAACGAGAGCATCAAGCGCACTTTGACAGAGCTTCTCAACTGCAGCAGTGTTCGCGCCGATCGGGCGTTTAGAACATGGGTGCAGACAAGACTCATGGAGACCGAGAAAGAGCTTCGTAGCGGACGAAGGCGACGAAGCTCTGGAAACGAGTAA
- the CYP6 gene encoding Peptidyl-prolyl cis-trans isomerase cyp6 (EggNog:ENOG41), whose amino-acid sequence MSVLLETSEGDIVIDLLVDHAPKLCENFLKLCKVKYYNFSPVHSVQKNFSFQTGDPLGPLSKESDGGSSIWGHLSGDPAKRTFPAFFHPKLKHLERGTVSMATAPLQSDPDTRVAGSQFIVTLGEDTDYLDGRAAVFGKVVEGFEVLDKINEAIVDEKGYPLVDIRIKHTVILDDPYPDPPGLREPSSSPPPTAQQLKTVRIEDEAALHADDGVDEEELERRRRNREAQAQALTLEMMGDLPFAEVKPPENVLFVCKLNPVTGDEDLELIFGRFGKILSCEVIRDQKTGDSLQYAFIEFEDKASCEAAYFKMQDVLIDDRRIHVDFSQSVSKLSDVWRKDTNTKRRATAHRGGWGGVDELEKRRQYRNEGEKITGGNYRMIHGEEDIKGRLGRSGQNQEKDDVPPPRPHDNEGPSRRRSRSRSPRPRDRSRDRYRKPRDDRQGDRRDRDHDRNRYRDRGHDRRDRGRERDRHGRDDYDRRSRR is encoded by the exons ATGTCAGTTCTTTTGGAGACCAGTGAAGGCGACATTGTCATCGATCTTCTGGTCGACCATGCACCCAAACTTTGCGAAAA CTTTCTGAAACTCTGCAAGGTCAAATACTACAACTTCTCCCCTGTTCACTCTGTTCAGAAGAACTTCTCTTTCCAAACTGGCGATCCTCTCGGCCCTCTTTCCAAAGAATCCGATGGCGGCTCTTCAATATGGGGTCACCTATCCGGCGACCCGGCGAAACGAACATTCCCAGCCTTCTTCCACCCAAAGTTGAAACACTTGGAGCGAGGAACAGTCAGCATGGCTACGGCGCCCCTTCAGTCCGATCCTGATACACGTGTGGCTGGATCTCAGTTCATTGTCACATTAGGCGAAGACACGGACTATTTGGATGGAAGAGCAGCGGTCTTCGGAAAGGTTGTCGAAGGCTTTGAAGTGCtggacaagatcaacgagGCGATTGTGGACGAGAAGGGCTACCCGCTGGTCGACATTCGAATCAAGCATACGGTTATTCTGGACGATCCCTACCCTGACCCGCCTGGCTTACGGGAGCCGAGCTCGAGTCCCCCTCCGACCGCTCAGCAGTTGAAGACTGTTCGTATTGAAGATGAGGCAGCATTACACGCAGATGACGGtgtcgacgaggaagagctggAAAGGAGGCGTCGCAATCGCGAGGCACAGGCGCAAGCTCTTACTCTGGAAATGATGGGAGATTTGCCATTTGCAGAGGTGAAACCTCCCGAGAACGTTTTATTCGTCTGCAAACTGAACCCCGTGACTGGCGATGAAGATCTGGAGCTCATCTTTGGCCGTTTCGGCAAGATCTTGAGTTGCGAAGTTATTAGAGACCAAAAGACTGGCGACAGTTTACAATATGCATTCATCGAATTCGAAGACAAGGCGTCATGCGAGGCAGCCTATTTCAAGATGCAGGACGTTCTCATCGACGATCGCCGCATTCATGTCGACTTCTCTCAGAGTGTCAGTAAACTGAGCGACGTGTGGCGGAAGGATACGAACACTAAGCGAAGGGCGACTGCTCATCGAGGTGGATGGGGAGgtgtcgatgagctcgagaagcgcCGACAATACCGGAATGAGGGAGAAAAGATTACGGGCGGTAATTACAGAATGATTCACGGCGAAGAGGACATTAAAGGCAGATTGGGGCGCAGTGGACAGAACcaggagaaggatgatgtACCTCCTCCAAGACCCCACGATAATGAAGGGCCATCACGTCGACGAAGCCGGAGTCGGAGTCCACGGCCAAGAGATCGAAGCCGGGATCGATATCGCAAACCACGAGATGACCGTCAAGGCGACCGGCGCGATAGAGATCATGATAGAAACCGATATCGGGACCGTGGCCATGACCGTCGAGACCGAGGTAGAGAAAGGGATCGGCATGGACGGGACGATTATGATCGCAGGTCAAGGAGATAA